GAGACTCTAACAGTGAATATAACCGCTTTTTGGTTCTCAGGCTCTTTAAGAACAACGGCCGCTACAGGTTCCAAGGTAAAATTCATGAACAAATTATTGTAGAAGACCCTAAATCGATTGGATTAGCAGAAGAAATTGTGATCGAACATAAAAGACTTTCTTCCCAGGAACGCAATCGTAAAAGGGGACGTAATCTAAATTTACTAAAAAAAGCCTGTGCTGACGATTCCGATAACCCCTTTCTTAGATATTACCTGGGAGTGGAGTGGCTGATGCTGGGCAAACCGACTAAAGCTCTTCCTCATCTGCAGTACGCTTACCAAACTCTTACAGACAACCATCTTCTTTTCCGCAGCCCGGCATTACGCTATTTAATTATCTGCCTAAAAACTTTGGGAAGACTGGATGAGGCAATCTGTCTCTGCATGGAAGCAGATTTAAGGTACCCGGAATATACTGACATTCATTATTTGGGTGGCATTTTATTCGAGGAAAAGAAGGAGTATGAAATAGCTGTCAAATGGTTTAACCAAGCTATCTTAGATGGAACACCTCCGGCCGTTTACATCCATATGAACGGTTCCGGTAGTTTTTTGGCTTACTACCATCTGGGTTATTGCCACGAAAAACTCGGCCGCTCGGAGTCTGCCAGGAAAAACTATGAGCAGGCACTGGAAATAAACCCTTGTTATATTTATCCTGTTTACAACCTTTTTTTAATATTGCTGGCCCAATACGATCCCGGTTATGTGTTGAAATATTTGAAGGAAAAGATCTACTGGCAAAATATAAACCTGGCTACAACCGTGGCTAGATTATATAATACCTTGGGTTACCCGTATTTAGCTTATCAATGCCTTGAAGACCATGAAAGCAAGGAAGACAAAGCTGAAGAATGCCGGTTTTACCTTGGAAAATACAGCGTTTATTCAGGACGGTTGCAACAAGGACTTAAATATTTACAGCAAGTTACAGAGGAAGGTGACTTATACCGGAGAGCAGCAGTTCACCGGATAATTGCCCTGATACTACAGGATCGCCAAACAGAAGCTAAGGCTGCAGCTTTAAAATTATGGAGAATTCCTGAATCAAGGTACAAAGCATTGGTTTTACTTGAACTAATTAACTGGATGGAAAAGAGCAAAACGGGCGGTTCCTCTGAACAAAAGATGTGGGATACAAAGTTTTTAAAAAATGCTGGTGAAATCCTTAACCACCTTAGCCGGTACCTGCCCGAATTTCCGGCACCTTCCAATAACCGAATTTCTCAAGTATATAATAGCCTGGAATCTATCATTAACTCTTCTGCCTCGGGATACCGGACTTTACTTCAACATTACCGGGATAAAATTCAAGGGGTAAGAAGCTTTTTGGATTATAAAATTGGAGCGGAAATATAGTATGATACAGAAACAAACTGTAAGTCTCTGCCTAATCGTAAAAGACGAAGAGGAATTTATTCTCTCCTGTATTAACAGCGTAAAACATCTTGTTAATGAAATCATTGTCGTAGATACGGGTTCGAGTGACGAAACCGTTAATTTAGCTATTAAGGCCGGTGCCAAGGTATTTAATTTTAACTGGACCGAAAACTTTGCCCGGGCGAGAAATTTTTCTCTGGAACAGGCTGCATCTGACTGGATCCTGGTACTTGATGCTGATGAAGTTCTGGAACATGTCAGCGAGGAAGAATTTCAAAAGCTCCTTTGTGCCCCAAATATAGAAGGTTATTTCTTACCCATTGTCAATTACCTGGATACAGTTGAAGAGGCATCCCATGACCGGATTGTAAGGCTGTTTCGTAATAAACCTGTATACCGTTTTACCGGAGCCCTTCATGAACAGATAGCCCCTTCAATTTTGGATTATAATAAGGGCCGCGGCCTGGCTGTGGCCCCCCTGGTTATAAAACATTTTGGCTATCTGAAACCCCAGCTTATTAAGAAAAACAAGTTTCATCGCAATACATCGATTATACAAAAAGAATTAAAAAATAATCCCAATGATCCTTTCCTTTTATATTGCCTGGGTATGGAACACTATCAAAAGGGCAGCATTTCTGCAGGGCTTACCTACCTGAAAAAAGCTCTTTTACGCATGAAGGGAAATGAAGGTTATTTTGAAGATGTCGTACTAAGTACCGCCTTAGGTTTTTTAAATTTAGGCAAATTGGAAGAGCTAATTGACTTTATCAACAAGTCACTAAAAATGTATCCAAGACATTCGGATTTATTTGCGCTAAGGGGATTAGGTTACCTCGGCAGGGGAAGATACCCGGCTGCTTCTCGGGATTTACAAACAGCACTGCAAATAGGTGGAATCAAAGTTCTGCCGCATTACAAAATTCATTCTTTATTAAAAGATACCCAAAACATATCCATTGAATATACCGGGGGGAGGAGAAATGACCCAATGAAACAGCGGGTTTTGATAGGAAGCCCCGTCCGACAAAAAAAAGTTATTCTGGCAGAGTTTTTAGAATCACTGGAGTTACTGGATACCACAGGTCTTAAATTGGACATTGTTTTTATTGATGACAATAATGAAGATGATTTGCTGGCTGCCTTTGCACAGAAAAAAGATAATGTCCGCATCCTGCCGGCAAAATCTCCGGACACATATATCTGCGATGAGAGAACACACCATTGGCAGGAAGAATTAATCTGGAAAGTGGCCGAATTTAAGAACAGATTTATTCAAATGGCTTTAGCAGAAGATTATGACTACCTCTTTCTGGTAGACTCAGATCTATATATACACCCTCAAACAATTCGCCACTTGGTATCTTTAGGTAAAGATATTGTCTCAGAAGTTTTTTGGACCAAATGGGAACCGGATCTGGTTCCTCTCCCCCAGGTTTGGGTTTCAGACCAGTACTGCCTGTACCAAGCATTAAGAAATGAAACATTAAGTGAGGAAGAAGTTAACAAAAGAACCACTGAATTTTTACAAATGCTGTCTACACCGGGGACATATAAAGTTGGCGGACTGGGTGCATGCACCTTAATTAGCAGAAGGGCAATGTCCATGGGAGTTTCTTTCAATGAAATATATAACCTAAGTCTTTCCGGCGAAGATCGGCACTTCTGTGTCAGGGCCGCTGCACTGGGTCTTGAACTTTATGCTGACACTCATTATCCCCCTTTTCACATTTACCGGGAATCTGAACTTTCTAAACTCCAAGAATATAAAAAACAAATTATTACACCAACCGAAATAATATTATCTAAAGATAATAAATTACTCCACCCCGTTAAAAAAACAAAGCCAAAAGGAAGTAGTATTACCCTGGCCATGTTGGTAAGAAACGAGGCTGACCGGTATCTGGAGCAGGTACTAAAGCATGCAGCTCAATACATTGATAGGGCGGTTATTTTAGATGACGCCAGTGATGACAGCACTGTGGAAGTTTGCAAACAATCCTTAAAAGGTATTCCCTTAAATTTGGTTTCTAATAAAGAACCCTGCTTTAACAATGAGATAGTGCTCCGAAAACAGCTCTGGTCTTTAGCCGTAGCAGCAAGGCCCGACTGGATCTTAATTTTAGACGCTGATGAGATCTTTGAGGAAAAAGCTGCCGAAGTTTTACCATCACTGGCAGAAGATCCTGATGTATACCACTATTCCTTCCGCTTGTTTGATATGTGGGATGAAAAACATTACCGTGAAGATGCCTACTGGAATGCTCATAAATGGTAT
The Desulfolucanica intricata genome window above contains:
- a CDS encoding glycosyltransferase, with the translated sequence MKDTVTLTMIVKNEATNLEACLNSVNEQVDEIVIVDTGSTDDTLLIARRYTDKIYHYPWHGDFSAARNFALEKASGEWILYLDADEKLNTGNSSLKDLVNSDKSIEAYLLPIHNPTGDSNSEYNRFLVLRLFKNNGRYRFQGKIHEQIIVEDPKSIGLAEEIVIEHKRLSSQERNRKRGRNLNLLKKACADDSDNPFLRYYLGVEWLMLGKPTKALPHLQYAYQTLTDNHLLFRSPALRYLIICLKTLGRLDEAICLCMEADLRYPEYTDIHYLGGILFEEKKEYEIAVKWFNQAILDGTPPAVYIHMNGSGSFLAYYHLGYCHEKLGRSESARKNYEQALEINPCYIYPVYNLFLILLAQYDPGYVLKYLKEKIYWQNINLATTVARLYNTLGYPYLAYQCLEDHESKEDKAEECRFYLGKYSVYSGRLQQGLKYLQQVTEEGDLYRRAAVHRIIALILQDRQTEAKAAALKLWRIPESRYKALVLLELINWMEKSKTGGSSEQKMWDTKFLKNAGEILNHLSRYLPEFPAPSNNRISQVYNSLESIINSSASGYRTLLQHYRDKIQGVRSFLDYKIGAEI
- a CDS encoding glycosyltransferase; this translates as MIQKQTVSLCLIVKDEEEFILSCINSVKHLVNEIIVVDTGSSDETVNLAIKAGAKVFNFNWTENFARARNFSLEQAASDWILVLDADEVLEHVSEEEFQKLLCAPNIEGYFLPIVNYLDTVEEASHDRIVRLFRNKPVYRFTGALHEQIAPSILDYNKGRGLAVAPLVIKHFGYLKPQLIKKNKFHRNTSIIQKELKNNPNDPFLLYCLGMEHYQKGSISAGLTYLKKALLRMKGNEGYFEDVVLSTALGFLNLGKLEELIDFINKSLKMYPRHSDLFALRGLGYLGRGRYPAASRDLQTALQIGGIKVLPHYKIHSLLKDTQNISIEYTGGRRNDPMKQRVLIGSPVRQKKVILAEFLESLELLDTTGLKLDIVFIDDNNEDDLLAAFAQKKDNVRILPAKSPDTYICDERTHHWQEELIWKVAEFKNRFIQMALAEDYDYLFLVDSDLYIHPQTIRHLVSLGKDIVSEVFWTKWEPDLVPLPQVWVSDQYCLYQALRNETLSEEEVNKRTTEFLQMLSTPGTYKVGGLGACTLISRRAMSMGVSFNEIYNLSLSGEDRHFCVRAAALGLELYADTHYPPFHIYRESELSKLQEYKKQIITPTEIILSKDNKLLHPVKKTKPKGSSITLAMLVRNEADRYLEQVLKHAAQYIDRAVILDDASDDSTVEVCKQSLKGIPLNLVSNKEPCFNNEIVLRKQLWSLAVAARPDWILILDADEIFEEKAAEVLPSLAEDPDVYHYSFRLFDMWDEKHYREDAYWNAHKWYRPFMVKYVPWFNYLWKETPQHCGRFPKNINELKGKTSELRIKHLGWMNPKDRLKKYYRYKELDPNSIYGIAAQYRSILDPRPNMVPWIEV